Genomic window (Nymphaea colorata isolate Beijing-Zhang1983 chromosome 1, ASM883128v2, whole genome shotgun sequence):
CAACTTTCACTTCTCGTTCTAGCTCCAAGGTCCGTGAATGTGACTGATCTAGTTCAGACTCCAATTGCACAGTTTTGTCTTcaattttctgcttttcttcCAAAACCAGAGCCAAATGTTCTCTCAAAGTGGTCTCTCTTGTGTTTGCTTCGTGCAATGCAAACcccaaacttgacaccttttcTAAAGAAATCTCTAGCTCTTTTGATAATTTGTCGACTTTGGAAGTAGATCTTTCATACTTTGCTTCTGCTTCCTCTGCTTTGCAGTTTGACATTTTCATGAGGCCTTCCAGCTCCAGGGACCTCTGGTGAGTTGTGTTTGCAGAATTCTCGTAATCAGTAATTTTTTCTGTAGTCGTTTGAAGCTCCTGTTCTAGCTCCAAGTTCCTTGAACGTGAAATGTTTAATTCGGATTccaaatgcatcattttcttttcaaaattttccttctctcttgtAATCTGAGCCAAATGTTCCTTCAACTCAGTCTCTGCTTTGTTGGTCTCAGATTGAGCAACCTCAAAGCTTGACACTTTTGCTAGAGAAACTTCCAGGGTTTGTGAAAGCTCCAAAACTTTGGAGGCATATGTTTCACATTCTTGTCTTGAGTTCAGCAACTTTTCTTCCACGGATCCTATATGCTTTTGAAGCTCATGCTCCTTTGCTTTTGATTCTTTCATCAGCATTTCTAGTTCAGCCACCCTTCTTTCTGCATTCTCGGCTTTGGAGTTTGAGATATGGATTAGGTCTTCAAGCTCAAGGCAACGCTGATGAGTAATATCTGCACGGCCCTGAAATTCCACAGATTTCTCCATGGAAACAGTCAGGTCACTTTCCAGCTCTTTGATTTTCAGCATCGACTGATCTAAAGCTAATTCAAGGTTGCCAATCTCTCTTGAAAGCTTATTCCTTTCTTCCAAGAGGTCTCTTATAGTTTCCATTGATtccatctctttttctcttccagTTCGTACAGAAATCTCCAAATTAGATATTTTTACAATAGATACCTCCAGTTCGCTAGAAAGTTCAGATAATCTTCTCGAGTACTGATTGGATTCAATTTCCAtttccaaatattttctttctgcaGTTGTACACTGCTCTTTAAGATCATGTTCTTTCTGTTCAGAATTCTCTAGTAGTAGCTCAAGCTCCCTCGCCTTTCTTCCTGCATCCTCAGCTTTGGAATGTGATATCTGAATTGAGGATTCAAGGTCAAGGTTTATCTGGTTAATGGTGGCGACTTGGCTCTCCAGTTCCAGACATCTTTCACTTGCAACTTTCAGCTCTGCCTCCAGTTGCAAGTTCCTTTGAGAAGATTGACTTATAGCAGATTCCAAGCACATAAGCTTATCTTTGTATTCTGATATTTGGGTTTTTAGaatcttgttttcttcttcgaCCTTTCCTAGCATTTCAGACAGCTCGAAAGTTCTCTCTTGGAATTCTTTCGCAACTTTATCTGTCTCAGAACTTCTTGCTTGAGCCCAATCTAGCTGTTCTTCAAGCTCTAGTTTCTTTTGCCTCACATGGATCAATTCCGATTCAGTTACCTTAAAATTTAATTCTACTGTTTCTCTTGCTGCATTAGACGCTTGAAGCATGCTTTGATACTCAAGATTCAATTTTATAGCATCTGTAGCTTTAAGTTCGTATTCAATGTGGAGGTCTTCAAGAGTCTTCAGCTTTAGCTCCAATTCAGCACAACGGGACATAGCCTGTTCCAGGCAGGAGTTTGATTCAGCATTCTTGTGAATGGATGTTCTCAGCTTATTTTCAAGATCAAGGATTAATTTCTGCATCTGATGCATCTCCTGATTAACTGAAGATACGGTAGTTTCTGCATCTATTTTCATTCTAGTCATAATGGATAGTTCCTCTTCAATGTTTAAGACCCGTTCTTCTTGGCTCTTTAAGTTGCCTTCCAGCAGCAttatcttcttcctctcctcaatGAACGTTAAATCTAACTCGCTCAACTCAGTTATTTTTGACTGAAGGTCTTCTTTGCATGCAGTAAATGATTTGTGCAAAGCTGCAATTTCTTGTTTCAGTCTGTCTTCCGAGGCTCTGGTCAAATTTAATTGCTCTTCCACCTCCCTAATAATTCTTTCCCCGGAGCCTATCTGTTCCTCCAGATCTAATTCACGTGCTTTTGAAAGACTAAGCTCATTTTCGACTTCAGAAAGCTTTATTAACGTATTTCTGAGAGTAACCTCCGCTTGTTCACTATCAGACATTCGTCCATGTAGCTCCCTCAGTTCCTCTTGAAGAGAGGCAACTTGAACTTCCATCTCTTTGGCATTAGTATTTGCTAGTTCCAACAAATTCTGCAACTCCAGAGCCTTCTGCGCTTCTCCCATCAAAGATCTCATCTCTTGTTCCACTGTTTGTGTTCTGTGCCTCGAAAGTTGTAGATCTGCACTTAACTTGTTGACTGCCTCTTTCGCCACAACCAACTCGCTTTGGAATGCATCTTGAGACTTAAGTGCAGATTGCAGAACCTCACTCTGTGAATAGTACATTTGCTCATACTCTTTGGCACGTTCTTCAGCAGATTCAAGTTTGTGCTTAAGATATTTTTGCATCTGTTCTAGGTCCATTGAGTGCCtggtcttctccttcaatttttCCTTCATAAAGGCAAATTCTTCTTTCAGTTTAGATTTCTCAAGTTCTGAGAATTCAATGTCTGTGTTTATCTTTTCCAGATATAGTTCGAGAGAATTCAttttttcctccatttcctcAACAGAGCaactttcttcttcctcatgatgcacatgaacatttttctttacGAAAATTAATTCCTTTTCTACCTTTATAAGCCGTCCATCAATAGATATTTCTTCTTGTGCTTCATTGACTATATCAGCAACTTCTGTGGCGCTTGAAGGAGACCCATTATATGCTTCCACAACTTCCTGTAAATGAAGGTAAAAGCAATTGAGGAGAACAATAAAGCAACAATAATAAcataaaatgaatcatgcaGCGAACGGTTGATATGGTTAATAAAGAGAGAAGCATAATAAAAGAAACGGATCCTACAGAGCTTTTCAAATACTTGCTAACCATTAATTTAATGTATGGAAGACTCTAAAACCATATTAAGATTCTGGTTTTAACGTTAGAAGAAGACTGCATCTCATAGACATGCAAAAGGTGTAAGCGACAGTAAAGTTCTTCAGCTTTGGTTGTTCACAGGTAAGGTTGAATACTATGAGCAATGAAATTATTTCAGACAAATGCAGAAAAGACATTCGTCTTACATAAGAAGGTGGTAATCAATTATTTGAATTGTGAGAGCTCAAGCTTTTGACTCAAAAATCTGGACTTGGTCTGAAGAATGCTATGCCAAACCGATGACAGCATTTGCTTTGCAGAAAATTATTGCAGCATAAGTGAGGGTTGATGCCGTTTCTATGTTTCTTTAAATTCGATTTTGGCGGGCAATTTCATAAAATGATTCCTCCGCTTTAACGGCTTCTATTCAGGAGCAGTTTCTTGAGATTTTATTGAAAATGTTAAGCAGCTATATCTAAATGTTAAAGTTGAACGTTActttaaaattttggtttggGCGCCGtgcttaattttaaaaatttgtcttcCTAAATTTTAGACAAGCATCATTATATGTgttcacatttttgaaaaaaggaaaaactatttAAACACACCAAACTGATCAGACAGTGGCGACAATCTAAATTTCctacataaagaaaatgatCAGAAATTACCTTTTTATCAATCATTTCTTTCATGTGGACTTCCATGgtactttcttttgtttccatttCCATCTTCTGCTCCTGCTAGTTAACAGCACAGATATCATTAAAATATTAATACAAAAAGCCATTCTTTCAAAATTCTCACAAGCTGAATGTCATTTCTTGTTGTCATCACCCATACTTCCTGTTTGTTCAATTTTAACAGTGAGaattgactatatatatatatatatatatatatttatttatttatatatgcgTGTGTTCAAATCTGTATCCATCCATCCATCCTGCCCCTCACAGCAGGGCATACAGCATGATGCATTGGATGGTTAGAAGAATccaacaaacatatatatacatgtgtgtgtgtgttttaagTTGTTGTTAGGAAAAGTGATGATTATATGAGCTGTTCAattttacttattataaaaatgtaataaaattcaaaaatggtTAGCTTAACATGTGTTTCTCATCGTTGAGATCATTTCTGGAAGGTTAGATTACAGAAAAACACCTTAATTATTACATTTAAGCAgtttggtttatata
Coding sequences:
- the LOC116265570 gene encoding uncharacterized protein LOC116265570 isoform X1 codes for the protein MSIIVTVLISPPLSLATDGINRQRRHKKRVYVSIVYLRPLQSFLSLEQEQKMEMETKESTMEVHMKEMIDKKEVVEAYNGSPSSATEVADIVNEAQEEISIDGRLIKVEKELIFVKKNVHVHHEEEESCSVEEMEEKMNSLELYLEKINTDIEFSELEKSKLKEEFAFMKEKLKEKTRHSMDLEQMQKYLKHKLESAEERAKEYEQMYYSQSEVLQSALKSQDAFQSELVVAKEAVNKLSADLQLSRHRTQTVEQEMRSLMGEAQKALELQNLLELANTNAKEMEVQVASLQEELRELHGRMSDSEQAEVTLRNTLIKLSEVENELSLSKARELDLEEQIGSGERIIREVEEQLNLTRASEDRLKQEIAALHKSFTACKEDLQSKITELSELDLTFIEERKKIMLLEGNLKSQEERVLNIEEELSIMTRMKIDAETTVSSVNQEMHQMQKLILDLENKLRTSIHKNAESNSCLEQAMSRCAELELKLKTLEDLHIEYELKATDAIKLNLEYQSMLQASNAARETVELNFKVTESELIHVRQKKLELEEQLDWAQARSSETDKVAKEFQERTFELSEMLGKVEEENKILKTQISEYKDKLMCLESAISQSSQRNLQLEAELKVASERCLELESQVATINQINLDLESSIQISHSKAEDAGRKARELELLLENSEQKEHDLKEQCTTAERKYLEMEIESNQYSRRLSELSSELEVSIVKISNLEISVRTGREKEMESMETIRDLLEERNKLSREIGNLELALDQSMLKIKELESDLTVSMEKSVEFQGRADITHQRCLELEDLIHISNSKAENAERRVAELEMLMKESKAKEHELQKHIGSVEEKLLNSRQECETYASKVLELSQTLEVSLAKVSSFEVAQSETNKAETELKEHLAQITREKENFEKKMMHLESELNISRSRNLELEQELQTTTEKITDYENSANTTHQRSLELEGLMKMSNCKAEEAEAKYERSTSKVDKLSKELEISLEKVSSLGFALHEANTRETTLREHLALVLEEKQKIEDKTVQLESELDQSHSRTLELEREVKVVRKKISEQEELAVKNEQRCLELEYQIQVSDSKAKEEGKKVEGLEQIVKTLEQKSNDLEEHCRSMKTKYVEVEEECRQYSSKTSEVSAELDVSLAKILNLEVSLKNAKEKEMELMENRRELVEERSKVLDTMGHLELALENSRLKIKELEKDLTVAMEKSVEYESRINVTQQRCLELESLIQISNAKAENAERNLAELESLLKNSKNKEHMLEKHLKSTEIELLNEKEERERYEAKVAKISQELDVSLVKLSSLEHAWHDSDTKEIKFKEHFGLLMEEQEKFQNKIKELEAYLNKSTSRNLVLEQELKDVTENCNKYESDAKTYGQRCHELEDLIEMANSKVEEEKANHERYAFKVSQLSEDLKVSLTKVSTLELALHDANTEGTMLKEQLVLVMTEKEKFKDRMKQLEFDLDHSCSSRLELEQELQVVRKKCTEQEGLINVNHEMCIELELQIQKLNSKTEQEERKVTDIELLLRTSEQKQNELEEQCNSIKTKYSEVKIELEQCSSRLSEVSVELEASLAKIFNLEVALQNAQEKEMELMESVKQLLEERKRFSDEISQLESCLDRSRLKIKELEVDLVVAMEKRVEQEGRANITQERCLQLEELMHIARSKAESAEKKVAELEILLRNSRDRNHEVEEHITLIERKFMNAKREHDEYAFKVSELSQDLEASLVKVPRLELSQFDADTKEADLKEHLAFIMTEQENFKKKVMQLKYDLVTAAQGKSEDELLKANLDKSSLKLEIEQELKVVTETCIEHEVLTDLNQSICSKTKTKNEDLAETDLKLTTEITSGQTQVSELQIQSSPETVTNKTVHRIHAFKNTDDSSEGHEVDRRQHESQISSHSLQLELEPPEDQTKEREEHIVLVHKELEEEKLTPGQTSESEEQIRGIDSELQHVTGGTEQISEDSGIEEPSSSATKKGKGKHKNWLLKQWKHIHG
- the LOC116265570 gene encoding uncharacterized protein LOC116265570 isoform X2; the protein is MSIIVTVLISPPLSLATDGINRQRRHKKRVYVSIVYLRPLQSFLSLEEQKMEMETKESTMEVHMKEMIDKKEVVEAYNGSPSSATEVADIVNEAQEEISIDGRLIKVEKELIFVKKNVHVHHEEEESCSVEEMEEKMNSLELYLEKINTDIEFSELEKSKLKEEFAFMKEKLKEKTRHSMDLEQMQKYLKHKLESAEERAKEYEQMYYSQSEVLQSALKSQDAFQSELVVAKEAVNKLSADLQLSRHRTQTVEQEMRSLMGEAQKALELQNLLELANTNAKEMEVQVASLQEELRELHGRMSDSEQAEVTLRNTLIKLSEVENELSLSKARELDLEEQIGSGERIIREVEEQLNLTRASEDRLKQEIAALHKSFTACKEDLQSKITELSELDLTFIEERKKIMLLEGNLKSQEERVLNIEEELSIMTRMKIDAETTVSSVNQEMHQMQKLILDLENKLRTSIHKNAESNSCLEQAMSRCAELELKLKTLEDLHIEYELKATDAIKLNLEYQSMLQASNAARETVELNFKVTESELIHVRQKKLELEEQLDWAQARSSETDKVAKEFQERTFELSEMLGKVEEENKILKTQISEYKDKLMCLESAISQSSQRNLQLEAELKVASERCLELESQVATINQINLDLESSIQISHSKAEDAGRKARELELLLENSEQKEHDLKEQCTTAERKYLEMEIESNQYSRRLSELSSELEVSIVKISNLEISVRTGREKEMESMETIRDLLEERNKLSREIGNLELALDQSMLKIKELESDLTVSMEKSVEFQGRADITHQRCLELEDLIHISNSKAENAERRVAELEMLMKESKAKEHELQKHIGSVEEKLLNSRQECETYASKVLELSQTLEVSLAKVSSFEVAQSETNKAETELKEHLAQITREKENFEKKMMHLESELNISRSRNLELEQELQTTTEKITDYENSANTTHQRSLELEGLMKMSNCKAEEAEAKYERSTSKVDKLSKELEISLEKVSSLGFALHEANTRETTLREHLALVLEEKQKIEDKTVQLESELDQSHSRTLELEREVKVVRKKISEQEELAVKNEQRCLELEYQIQVSDSKAKEEGKKVEGLEQIVKTLEQKSNDLEEHCRSMKTKYVEVEEECRQYSSKTSEVSAELDVSLAKILNLEVSLKNAKEKEMELMENRRELVEERSKVLDTMGHLELALENSRLKIKELEKDLTVAMEKSVEYESRINVTQQRCLELESLIQISNAKAENAERNLAELESLLKNSKNKEHMLEKHLKSTEIELLNEKEERERYEAKVAKISQELDVSLVKLSSLEHAWHDSDTKEIKFKEHFGLLMEEQEKFQNKIKELEAYLNKSTSRNLVLEQELKDVTENCNKYESDAKTYGQRCHELEDLIEMANSKVEEEKANHERYAFKVSQLSEDLKVSLTKVSTLELALHDANTEGTMLKEQLVLVMTEKEKFKDRMKQLEFDLDHSCSSRLELEQELQVVRKKCTEQEGLINVNHEMCIELELQIQKLNSKTEQEERKVTDIELLLRTSEQKQNELEEQCNSIKTKYSEVKIELEQCSSRLSEVSVELEASLAKIFNLEVALQNAQEKEMELMESVKQLLEERKRFSDEISQLESCLDRSRLKIKELEVDLVVAMEKRVEQEGRANITQERCLQLEELMHIARSKAESAEKKVAELEILLRNSRDRNHEVEEHITLIERKFMNAKREHDEYAFKVSELSQDLEASLVKVPRLELSQFDADTKEADLKEHLAFIMTEQENFKKKVMQLKYDLVTAAQGKSEDELLKANLDKSSLKLEIEQELKVVTETCIEHEVLTDLNQSICSKTKTKNEDLAETDLKLTTEITSGQTQVSELQIQSSPETVTNKTVHRIHAFKNTDDSSEGHEVDRRQHESQISSHSLQLELEPPEDQTKEREEHIVLVHKELEEEKLTPGQTSESEEQIRGIDSELQHVTGGTEQISEDSGIEEPSSSATKKGKGKHKNWLLKQWKHIHG